Within Synechococcus sp. NB0720_010, the genomic segment CAAGACAGAACAGGAGCATCAAGCCAGGCTGGCTCAGCTGGAGCAACAGTTCAGCCAGCGCCGTCAGCAACTCGAACAGGAAGGGCTGCAACGCCGCCAGCAGCTTGATCAAGAAGCGATCGAGCTCAAGCGACAGCTCAGCGAGCAACACGAGGCAGCACGGAAGCAGAGCCTCACGGAACTTGAGAAGGTTCGTGTTGAGGCCCTTCGTCTGCAGCAGAGCAGCCAGGCTGAAGCCGAGCGGGTGCAGGGCGATGCTCTGCAGTTCCGCCAGCAAACCCAGCAGCAGTGTGAGGCCCTCATCGCCCGCAGCCGCCAAGAAGCCAGCACGATCCAAGAAGGGGCGAACCGCTATGCGGAACAAGTCCTCGGTGAACTCGAGGATCGTCTGCGGGAGATGGGGCAGGTGGTTGTGGCTGGCAAGCGTGAGCTGGTGAAGCTCCAGGGTGTCAATCCAGCCTCACTGGTGCCGAACCCCGTTGCTGGTCAACAGCAGGCCGTGCCGATCAACCGCGCCCGCCGCGCCGCGGATCGCATTCGCAAGGCAGCCGGAAACCGCTAGGGGCAGAGCGCACCGTTGCGGGTCTGACGCAGCAGTTGTCCAATGACCGTATTGGGGGCGCTGGACCCGTTTGAAATCATGCTGATGTAGCGAGGCCCAGCGGGGGTGTTCAGCAATCCGCTGACGGAGCGCACTCCTCGAATCGTTCCGGTTTTGCCGAAAAACTGACCCTGCAACTCGGTGTCGTACCAGTAGTTGCGGAGGGTTCCACGCTCACCGGCAATGGCCATTGAGGCGAAGTAATGGTCGGCCATTGGGTGCTGCGCCATGCGCAACATCAATGCCACCAGCAGGCGGCTGGTGAGGCGGTTGCCGCGGTCGAGACCACTGCCGTCAACCACCTTGATCCCTGCCATCGGTAGACCTTGGGCGGCCAGCCATTGGCTTGTACGCCACTGGCTTGTGACTTGGTCCCAACTTCCAGCGGCCTGGCGCAGCAGGACCTCAGCAGTGAAGTTGTGGCTCTCGGTGTTCGCCAGGCTCAACAGGCCATGCATGCCGATCGAGCGTTCCTCATGGAGCAACACCGCACTGGAGGGGGGACTCCCATTGGGGGTCGGTGCCACGGTGCTGATGCTGGCCTGTCCTCCCTGACGTTTGATCTCTGCCGCCAACAGTTGTTGAAGGCGACTCGGTGGGTCGCTCACGGCCATCGCCTTGGCATTGCTGGTGACAGCCAGACGCGTAATCGGTGCGCCATAGGCCTCGACACGGTCCTCACCAGGCCAACCTGCCGGCCACCAGCGCTGGGGGGGCTCCTCCTGAAGTTGGATACGGACCGCAGAGGGAGTGGGTGAGCTGCTGCCGCCTTGTCCCAGCGCCAACTTGGCGAAGCGCTGGAGCTGGGGGGTGTTGAAGTCTGGATCCCCCTCACCGGTCAACAGGAGGCTTCCATCGGCCCTACGCCAGAGCCGGGTCGTGAGGCTGTAGTCGGGACCGAGACGGTCCAAGGCCATGGCCGTCGTGACCATCTTTTGGTTGGAGGCTGGGATACGGGGCGTTAAACCGTTCAGATCCGCCAGGAGCCGACCGGAGCCATCGCCAACGCTCACGCTCCAGACGCTGGCTTCGGCACCAAGCACCTGCCGCAGGCGTGTCTGCAACGCTGGACAGCTGACCTGGGTCTGCAGTTGCGGAAATCCCAGTGGAGGCGGTGGAGCAGGCAGGGAGATCGCCCGACTGTCAGGGGCGGCCGCCTGGAGGCCAAGCGAGGGGAACAGCGCTAGGCCAAGGCCAGTCAGAACCCCTGCTCGCCGCCCCGCCATGGTCAGGAGGCCCCGAGTTGGAGCCCAGAGACGGAGCCATTGAGCCTGAATTGCCGTCCCTCCAACTCAATGGGAGCACCAATTTTGAGCGTCTGGTTTCCGAACACCACTCCACCGGCTCCCTTGCGGCCCTCCCCTTTGAGCACAAAGCGGGCATCCAGGTTGCCCAATTGCTGTTGGTTGGGATCGGGAGCGGTGACGACCTTCCCATCGGCCAGAACGGCGGCCAGTTGACGCTGCAGAGGAATGACGTCATCCACCGCCACCGAGCCGTGGGGCTGGTTGCGGATCACGATCGAGACCTTGCCTTGCTCCTTTGCAGCGGCGATGAGCGCAGGCGGATTGGCCACAGGGACGTTACGGACATCGACGAACACCGTCACTGGCTGCAAACCGCCGGTGGCTCGGGCGACGGCGCCACTGAGCTTGGGGCTCCACACCACACCGCCAATGGCCAAAACCACAGCCGCCGCAGCCCCCGCATCCACCAGCGAGAAACGACGCGACAACGAAGGCATGGCGGGGAGGCAGAGTTCGAACTGTACGGAGACTGGGCCGCCGAAACAAGCATTCGTGGGAGCTAGTTCTGGAGCCCCTCGATCAGGCGATCAACGGCCTTGAGTCCTCGAGCGACCCCGCCGCCTTCACCCTCAAGGGCGTCGGCCATCTGCTCAGCATCTGGCTTGAGCTCGAAGTCCTTGACGAAGCGATAGCCGTCGGGGTCTCGCCGGTAGAGCTGCCAGTCCTGGGGATAGGCACGTCTGAGTGCGCCCTCCCCGGTGGGGATGAGGGCATAGGCGGACTGCCAGATGGCGAGGAAGCCCTTGCGACGCTCGCGCGCCACAGTCCCAATCCCTACCGCGGCATCCTCCAATTTTCCGTTCAGCAGAACAACACTGCCGCGGTGCTGAGCGCAGACGGCTTCAACGTCCTCGTAGTCCGCCGGGGTCGGGGCTACCAGGACCAGAAGCCCATCGCTACCGCCGTCGGCCTGCTGGAGTCGCTTGATTCCGCTGAGTTCGGTGATGCTGCCCGCCTGCTCCGCTGCGTCCCGCTTGGCCAGGGCCGCTGCACCGGCGTCAGGGAAGACCAAACGGGCCTCAGCATGGGCAGGCAAAAGCGCTGCCAACAGGCGCAGCGAGACCGGCAGGATGCGCAGTCCTTCAAACCGAAATTCTGCGGTCCAGAAGCCTTTGGCTTGGCTGGCAAGGGCAGCGGCAATCGCTTCAACAGCTTCAGCTTCAGCGCGTCGCAGATCAGCGGGGAGCATCCGGGCCATATCGTTCGGTCGACCCTAATCAGCCATCACTGCGGCGATGGCCTCCCGCAAAGCGATCGGGACAGGCGCAAGGTCAGCGTCGCGATGCCAGGACCCCAAACTGAGGCGCAGGCCGCTGGAGCTGCGCTCTGGTGCGATTCCCATGGCTTCGAGGATCGGACTGCCGGCCGCCTTGGAGCTGCTGCAGGCCGAGCCGCTGCTGATCCCGTAGCCCAGACGTGACATGGCCCGAACGACGGAGCGTCCGGAGAGGGGCACGCCCTGCGGCGACGCGACCAACAAGCTGATGTGATTCGACAGGCGCTGTTCAGGATCCTGAAGGGGATCAGGACCGGTCAGCTCCACTCCGGGCAGCTGGAGCAAACCCGTCAGCAGTGCGTCACGCCTTTCAATCAGCGGATCTTTCGTCCCTTGAAAGCGCTGGATGTTGAGCAACTCCAGAGCCTTGGCAAAGCCCGCAATCAAGGGCACCGGTTCGGTCCCAGCACGGATCCCCTGCTCCTGGCCGCCACCGGACTGGATTGGGCGGACTGGCACCTGATCCCGAATCAAGAGGGCGCCAACACCCCGGGGTCCACTGAGCTTGTGACTGGCGACGCTGAGTAAATCAATGGGCAGCGCATCGAAATCAATCGGCCGTTGCGCAGCCACCTGCACAGCATCCACATGCAGCAGCACCCCTGCTTGACGGCAGAGCCGACCGACCAGGTCCATGGGCTGGAGGGTGCCGACCTCGCTCTGACCCCAGATCAACGACACCAAACGGGTCGGTGGCGCGAGCTGCGACTCCAGGACCGCAAGATCAATGAAGCCCTGGCGATCCACCGGGATGCGCTCGAGCTGCCAACCCTTCCGTTGCAGCTGCAGCGCCGCCGCTTCGGTGGCGGGGTGCTCAACCGCAGAGAGCAAGAGCCGAGGTGCTGACCCTTGCCCGTCCCAGAGCTCAGCAGCGGCACCGAGTAGGGCGAGATGAATTGATTCGGAACCGCCGGAGGTAAAGATCAGGTCCCCACCGCAGCCCAGCTGAGCAGCGATCTGTTGGCGGCTGCGCTCGAGCTGTTCGGCGGCGGCCAGGCCGAAGGCATGCAGGCTGGATGGATTCGCCCAGGCCTCGCGATCCACCCGTTGGATCTCCGCCTGAACCTCTGGCGCCAACGGGGTGGTCGCGGCGCAATCGAGGTATTGGCGAAGATCCGAAGTCATGGTTCGCGCTCGAAGCGAGCGCGGGTCCGAGACTCCAGGGAATTGGTGGCCAGGGTCACCAGATCATCCAGGGAGGTGCTGTTGAGCAGTGCCGCGACCTTGGCTCGGGCGGCTTCGCTGGGGCAATTGTCCGGGCGGATACAGCCGTTAGCGCAGACCGTCGCGCAGTCGATCTGATCGCCTGAATCGGCGGGGGGTTGGGACTGCTCCACGGCAGGGGGCACCATCTCCGTCTCTGCGGCCTGCCCACGCGCCGCGGCTACGGACTCTGCATCCGGGATGGAACCGTCGAACACATGCTCCGCCGGGCCGTCCATAAAGACCTTGCCGTTCATGGCGTCCCAGTGAATCTGCAGGGGGCCGCCCGGGAGGTCGATACGGGCTGTGCG encodes:
- a CDS encoding D-alanyl-D-alanine carboxypeptidase/D-alanyl-D-alanine-endopeptidase yields the protein MAGRRAGVLTGLGLALFPSLGLQAAAPDSRAISLPAPPPPLGFPQLQTQVSCPALQTRLRQVLGAEASVWSVSVGDGSGRLLADLNGLTPRIPASNQKMVTTAMALDRLGPDYSLTTRLWRRADGSLLLTGEGDPDFNTPQLQRFAKLALGQGGSSSPTPSAVRIQLQEEPPQRWWPAGWPGEDRVEAYGAPITRLAVTSNAKAMAVSDPPSRLQQLLAAEIKRQGGQASISTVAPTPNGSPPSSAVLLHEERSIGMHGLLSLANTESHNFTAEVLLRQAAGSWDQVTSQWRTSQWLAAQGLPMAGIKVVDGSGLDRGNRLTSRLLVALMLRMAQHPMADHYFASMAIAGERGTLRNYWYDTELQGQFFGKTGTIRGVRSVSGLLNTPAGPRYISMISNGSSAPNTVIGQLLRQTRNGALCP
- a CDS encoding DUF4330 domain-containing protein; amino-acid sequence: MPSLSRRFSLVDAGAAAAVVLAIGGVVWSPKLSGAVARATGGLQPVTVFVDVRNVPVANPPALIAAAKEQGKVSIVIRNQPHGSVAVDDVIPLQRQLAAVLADGKVVTAPDPNQQQLGNLDARFVLKGEGRKGAGGVVFGNQTLKIGAPIELEGRQFRLNGSVSGLQLGAS
- a CDS encoding DUF1995 family protein, which encodes MLPADLRRAEAEAVEAIAAALASQAKGFWTAEFRFEGLRILPVSLRLLAALLPAHAEARLVFPDAGAAALAKRDAAEQAGSITELSGIKRLQQADGGSDGLLVLVAPTPADYEDVEAVCAQHRGSVVLLNGKLEDAAVGIGTVARERRKGFLAIWQSAYALIPTGEGALRRAYPQDWQLYRRDPDGYRFVKDFELKPDAEQMADALEGEGGGVARGLKAVDRLIEGLQN
- a CDS encoding cysteine desulfurase family protein, producing MTSDLRQYLDCAATTPLAPEVQAEIQRVDREAWANPSSLHAFGLAAAEQLERSRQQIAAQLGCGGDLIFTSGGSESIHLALLGAAAELWDGQGSAPRLLLSAVEHPATEAAALQLQRKGWQLERIPVDRQGFIDLAVLESQLAPPTRLVSLIWGQSEVGTLQPMDLVGRLCRQAGVLLHVDAVQVAAQRPIDFDALPIDLLSVASHKLSGPRGVGALLIRDQVPVRPIQSGGGQEQGIRAGTEPVPLIAGFAKALELLNIQRFQGTKDPLIERRDALLTGLLQLPGVELTGPDPLQDPEQRLSNHISLLVASPQGVPLSGRSVVRAMSRLGYGISSGSACSSSKAAGSPILEAMGIAPERSSSGLRLSLGSWHRDADLAPVPIALREAIAAVMAD